The DNA window TATGACCATCGTTCTGACGCATCCTACCGGCAACGCCAACGTCCGGGCCGTACTGGCCGCTCTGCTCGACAGCAACACGCTGCGTGAGTTCAGCACCACGCTGTCCGCCAATCCCGACGCGGCCTGGCTGAAGCTGCTGCCCGGTAGCGTACGCAACGAATGGCTGCGCCGGACGTTTGCCGTTCCGGCCGCGCAGGTACATACGCACCCGATGCGGGAGATGGCCCGGCTGGCACTACCAAAGCTGGGCTTCGGGAAGTCAGTCCACCACGAAACGGGCTGGGCCAGCATCGACGCCGTTTATCAGGATTTCGACAAAACTAACGCCCAGCGGCTCGCCCGGCTGGGTAGTCATTCGGCCGTCAACGCCGTTTACGCCTACGAAGATGGTGCGCTGGCCACGTTTCGGCAGGCGCGGCAGATGGGGCTGAAGTGCATCTACGACCTGCCTATCGCCTACTGGGAAACGGGGCGTCGACTCATGCTCGAAGAAGCCGACCGGCTGCCCGCCTGGGCCGCTACGCTGGGCGGTGGCATTCAGGATTCTGCCGCGAAGCTGGAGCGCAAAACGGAAGAGCTGGAACTGGCCGACGTCGTTGTAGGGCCTGGTTCGTTCGTCATGGATTCAATTCCGGCCTGGGCCGCCAACAAACCGACCATCGTTTCGCCGTTTGGTTCGCCCGTAACGACATCAGCCAACGGCCCGTCGGCCGCTGAGAAATCAGACACGCGCCGACCCCTGCGGGTGCTGTTCGCCGGGTCGATGGGACAGCGCAAAGGGCTGGGCGATCTGTTCGCTGCGATCAAGCTCCTC is part of the Spirosoma rhododendri genome and encodes:
- a CDS encoding glycosyltransferase family protein, which translates into the protein MTIVLTHPTGNANVRAVLAALLDSNTLREFSTTLSANPDAAWLKLLPGSVRNEWLRRTFAVPAAQVHTHPMREMARLALPKLGFGKSVHHETGWASIDAVYQDFDKTNAQRLARLGSHSAVNAVYAYEDGALATFRQARQMGLKCIYDLPIAYWETGRRLMLEEADRLPAWAATLGGGIQDSAAKLERKTEELELADVVVGPGSFVMDSIPAWAANKPTIVSPFGSPVTTSANGPSAAEKSDTRRPLRVLFAGSMGQRKGLGDLFAAIKLLNRPADLELVVLGHPLVPMEFYRAELPTFTYESSRPTIRYWR